Proteins encoded by one window of Streptomyces sp. NBC_01477:
- a CDS encoding MFS transporter, producing the protein MAVVQFMVSLDLSVVNVGLPKIGAGLGFSDLGLTWVIHAYALTFGGLLLLGGKIADRYGHKRILLIGLPIFGLASLAGGFSQEPGQLVAARAVQGVGAAALAPAALALLVSTFPEGKERVKAFGVWSAVNAAGGALGVLIGGLLTQYAGWEWVMFVNVPMAAFALYLAWRGIAADPPASRRGRPDVLGAVLATAGMGLLVFGVVRTDQHPWGSTVTLSTLAIAVVLLIAFVWVEKTTRRDPLIRLGLFTNRSVAGANAYTLLLGGVMASAFYFVSLYLQRVLGNSAARTGVEFLPFALGVVVGSVIAVKLGFKLAPRVILVAGGVLTGLGFLWFGQMSANGSFTADVLGPSIVTSIGIGLCLAPAVSVATAGVAAHETGSASGLLNSARQIGASLGLAALGTAAHDHTGKIDTPAALNDGYAFGMTIGAIVLVAAVLIALTVLPRTGAPVPAQQEDRDLATARD; encoded by the coding sequence GTGGCTGTCGTGCAGTTCATGGTGTCGCTGGACCTGTCGGTCGTGAACGTCGGACTGCCGAAGATCGGCGCCGGCCTCGGCTTCAGCGACCTGGGTCTGACCTGGGTCATCCACGCCTACGCCCTGACCTTCGGCGGGCTGCTCCTGCTGGGCGGCAAGATCGCCGACCGGTACGGCCACAAGCGGATCCTGCTGATCGGGCTGCCCATCTTCGGCCTCGCCTCCCTCGCCGGCGGCTTCTCGCAGGAACCGGGCCAGCTGGTGGCCGCGCGCGCCGTCCAGGGCGTCGGCGCCGCCGCACTGGCCCCGGCCGCACTCGCGCTCCTTGTCTCGACCTTCCCCGAAGGCAAGGAGCGCGTGAAGGCCTTCGGTGTGTGGAGCGCGGTGAACGCCGCGGGCGGCGCGCTCGGCGTCCTCATCGGCGGTCTGCTCACCCAGTACGCCGGCTGGGAATGGGTCATGTTCGTCAACGTCCCGATGGCCGCCTTCGCGCTGTACCTGGCCTGGCGCGGTATCGCCGCCGACCCGCCCGCCTCGCGCCGCGGCCGCCCGGACGTGCTCGGCGCGGTCCTGGCCACCGCCGGCATGGGCCTGCTGGTGTTCGGTGTCGTCCGCACCGACCAGCACCCGTGGGGCTCGACGGTCACCCTGTCGACCCTGGCCATCGCCGTGGTCCTGCTGATCGCCTTCGTCTGGGTCGAGAAGACCACCCGCCGCGACCCGCTGATCCGGCTCGGCCTGTTCACCAACCGCTCGGTCGCCGGCGCCAACGCCTACACGCTGCTGCTCGGCGGTGTCATGGCCTCGGCCTTCTACTTCGTGTCCCTCTACCTCCAGCGGGTGCTGGGGAACAGCGCGGCCAGGACCGGCGTCGAGTTCCTGCCGTTCGCCCTCGGTGTCGTCGTCGGCTCCGTGATCGCCGTCAAGCTCGGCTTCAAGCTGGCCCCCCGGGTCATCCTGGTCGCCGGTGGAGTGCTGACCGGGCTCGGATTCCTGTGGTTCGGCCAGATGAGCGCCAACGGCTCCTTCACCGCCGATGTGCTGGGCCCGTCGATCGTCACCAGCATCGGCATCGGGCTCTGCCTCGCACCGGCCGTCTCCGTCGCCACCGCCGGCGTCGCGGCCCACGAGACGGGCAGTGCCTCAGGCCTGCTCAACAGCGCACGCCAGATCGGCGCCTCGCTCGGCCTCGCGGCCCTGGGCACCGCCGCTCACGACCACACCGGCAAGATCGACACGCCCGCGGCCCTCAACGACGGGTACGCGTTCGGCATGACCATCGGCGCGATCGTCCTGGTCGCCGCCGTCCTCATCGCCCTCACCGTCCTGCCCCGCACCGGCGCTCCGGTGCCCGCGCAGCAGGAGGACCGGGACCTGGCCACCGCCCGGGACTGA
- a CDS encoding TetR/AcrR family transcriptional regulator, which translates to MTSRTQILTGARRLIDRDGWEKLTIRGLAGEIGIGATTLYHHVRDKEDLLFLLIHEYAEQIPHPDLPSEPRERIIAAATAIHDALAAWPWAAEVLTTDGFIARLGDSALWLVETIVAGAIDHGCTPEQAVHVFRSLWYYMVGEILVRAHSARTRANNERPDYIDDFISSLDSSQLPRLAALGDQWASMAWRDTYPQALRAFVDGLLAQALASTGQPPQVRVMPEPPAAPPASAS; encoded by the coding sequence GTGACCTCCCGTACCCAGATCCTGACCGGGGCCCGCCGGCTCATCGATCGGGACGGCTGGGAGAAGCTGACGATCCGCGGACTGGCCGGTGAGATCGGCATCGGGGCGACGACCCTGTACCACCACGTGCGGGACAAGGAAGACCTGCTGTTCCTGCTGATCCACGAGTACGCCGAGCAGATCCCGCACCCCGACCTGCCCAGCGAGCCGCGGGAGCGGATCATCGCGGCCGCGACCGCGATCCACGACGCGCTGGCTGCCTGGCCGTGGGCCGCCGAGGTCCTCACGACCGACGGCTTCATCGCCCGGCTGGGTGACTCGGCCCTGTGGCTGGTGGAAACCATCGTGGCCGGGGCCATCGACCACGGGTGCACGCCGGAGCAGGCCGTCCACGTCTTCCGCAGCCTCTGGTACTACATGGTCGGCGAGATCCTGGTGCGCGCGCACTCCGCCCGCACCCGTGCCAACAACGAGCGGCCCGACTACATCGACGACTTCATCAGCAGCCTCGACTCGTCGCAGCTGCCGCGCCTGGCCGCGCTCGGCGACCAGTGGGCCTCGATGGCCTGGCGGGACACCTACCCCCAGGCGCTACGGGCCTTCGTGGACGGACTGCTCGCCCAGGCGCTGGCGAGCACCGGGCAGCCGCCGCAGGTCAGGGTGATGCCGGAGCCCCCGGCAGCGCCCCCGGCGAGCGCGTCATGA
- a CDS encoding response regulator transcription factor — protein MSDDLHLSRFALTALLERNEEIRVVGSADSSLDALEFAESHRPDVVIISFEGADSDAIANAEKVASLPGCRSMLLATAFTRSVVRQAFAAGIGGMVERSVPPRQFFEAIHRVHQGERVFDAELTVAALVNGDCPLTMREFSVLEHVSRGDTVVEIAARLHLSEGTVRNYLSSMVAKLGARNRIDALRIARDSHWI, from the coding sequence GTGTCCGACGACCTGCACTTGTCTCGCTTCGCGCTCACTGCACTGCTTGAGCGGAACGAGGAGATCCGGGTCGTCGGATCAGCGGACAGCAGTCTTGACGCACTGGAGTTCGCCGAATCGCACAGACCTGACGTGGTGATCATCAGCTTCGAGGGCGCGGACAGCGACGCGATAGCGAATGCCGAGAAGGTCGCGAGCCTGCCCGGCTGCCGGAGCATGCTGCTCGCCACGGCCTTCACCCGATCGGTCGTCCGTCAGGCCTTCGCCGCCGGCATCGGCGGCATGGTGGAGCGGAGTGTGCCGCCGCGTCAGTTCTTCGAGGCCATCCACCGTGTGCACCAGGGTGAACGGGTCTTCGACGCGGAACTGACGGTCGCCGCGCTGGTCAACGGGGACTGCCCGTTGACGATGCGGGAATTCTCGGTGCTCGAACACGTCTCCCGGGGCGACACGGTGGTCGAGATAGCAGCGCGGCTGCACCTCTCGGAGGGCACCGTGCGCAACTACCTGTCGTCCATGGTGGCAAAGCTGGGGGCACGCAACCGGATTGACGCACTGCGGATAGCCCGGGATTCTCACTGGATCTGA
- a CDS encoding ketoacyl-ACP synthase III family protein, giving the protein MSTPVYITSAAAWIPPAESGKEAVADGRYTEDDFKVNNIVCLPAATDEISVPDMGVIAARRALERAADVVDGHVDLMVHASLYHQGRDWGWTSGSYIQRELGITNAFSVNLDGLSNGGMAALDFAVGQLEAGRGTSAMVSTADRFSAPGINRWRGAYGIVGGDGSTAMVLSKTGGFARILAVQSVTDAVIEPLWRGSEPFTSSFGEVTHDLRSPKKSYLEVVGKEFVLKHCEDALVALVGSVLDKTGHKLDDFAKILMPNMGHGLMQVQFLQPLGITSDRTLMDWGRFTGHLGAGDLIAGVTRVVEKKQLKQGDQVLLVSAGGGYSLTVAAIEIETVPDWPEVTTDFALPADVTE; this is encoded by the coding sequence ATGAGTACCCCTGTCTACATTACGTCGGCTGCGGCCTGGATTCCGCCGGCCGAATCGGGCAAGGAAGCGGTGGCCGACGGCAGGTACACCGAGGACGATTTTAAGGTCAATAACATCGTCTGTCTGCCGGCCGCCACGGATGAGATCTCGGTGCCCGACATGGGGGTCATCGCCGCGCGCCGGGCCCTGGAGCGGGCCGCGGACGTGGTCGACGGCCACGTCGACCTGATGGTGCACGCGTCGCTCTACCACCAGGGCCGCGACTGGGGCTGGACCTCCGGGTCCTACATACAGCGCGAGCTGGGAATCACCAATGCCTTCTCGGTGAACCTGGACGGCCTGTCCAACGGCGGCATGGCGGCGCTCGACTTCGCCGTGGGCCAGCTCGAAGCCGGCCGCGGCACCAGCGCCATGGTGTCCACCGCGGACCGCTTCAGCGCGCCCGGCATCAACCGCTGGCGCGGTGCGTACGGCATCGTCGGCGGTGACGGCTCCACCGCGATGGTGCTGTCCAAGACCGGCGGCTTCGCCCGTATCCTCGCCGTCCAGTCGGTCACCGACGCCGTCATCGAACCGCTGTGGCGCGGTTCCGAGCCCTTCACCAGCTCCTTCGGCGAGGTCACCCACGACCTGCGCAGCCCGAAGAAGTCGTATCTGGAAGTGGTCGGCAAGGAGTTCGTGCTCAAGCACTGCGAGGACGCGCTGGTGGCCCTCGTCGGCTCGGTGCTCGACAAGACCGGGCACAAGCTCGACGACTTCGCCAAGATCCTGATGCCCAACATGGGCCACGGCCTGATGCAGGTCCAGTTCCTCCAGCCGCTGGGCATCACCTCCGACCGCACCCTGATGGACTGGGGCCGCTTCACCGGGCACTTGGGCGCCGGCGACCTGATCGCGGGCGTGACCCGCGTGGTGGAGAAGAAGCAGCTCAAGCAGGGCGACCAGGTGCTCCTGGTCAGTGCCGGCGGCGGTTACTCGCTGACCGTCGCGGCGATCGAGATCGAGACCGTTCCGGACTGGCCGGAGGTCACCACGGACTTCGCCCTGCCCGCCGACGTCACGGAATGA
- a CDS encoding 3-oxoacyl-ACP synthase III family protein — protein MSVHAGSVAILGTGSCVPDRVVSNDEVGAPAGVDDAWIQRKTAIRERRWAEPGQATSDLATGAARQALEAAGITADQVSCIVVATSTPDQQQPATAAFVHKNLGGTGNGVAAFDVNAVCAGFVYALDVVNALVAKSGGYGLAIGADVYSRILNPADRRTTVLFGDGAGAAVVGPAESGRGIQRSSFHFYSEMTDLIQVEAGGSRKPYDPATHEAGLHYFAMDGRTAREFANATVPGLVKQFLHDSAVLPADIDHVVPHQPNGVMLDELVARLDLPKATLHRTVDRFANTGSASIPLTLDRAARSGALRKGDQVLFLGMGGGVSIGLTLVEW, from the coding sequence ATGAGCGTGCATGCGGGTTCCGTCGCGATCCTCGGTACCGGATCGTGTGTCCCGGATCGTGTGGTGTCCAACGACGAGGTCGGTGCGCCGGCCGGTGTCGACGACGCGTGGATCCAGCGCAAGACGGCCATCCGTGAGCGCCGCTGGGCCGAACCGGGCCAGGCCACCTCAGATCTGGCCACCGGTGCGGCGCGGCAGGCGCTGGAGGCCGCCGGGATCACGGCGGACCAGGTGTCCTGCATCGTCGTCGCCACCTCGACGCCGGATCAGCAGCAGCCGGCCACAGCCGCCTTCGTGCACAAGAACCTGGGCGGGACGGGCAACGGGGTCGCGGCGTTCGACGTGAACGCCGTGTGCGCCGGGTTCGTGTACGCCCTGGACGTGGTGAACGCGCTGGTCGCCAAGTCCGGCGGCTACGGGCTGGCCATCGGTGCCGACGTGTACTCGCGCATCCTCAACCCGGCCGACCGCAGGACCACCGTGCTGTTCGGCGACGGCGCCGGCGCCGCGGTCGTCGGTCCCGCCGAATCCGGCCGCGGCATCCAGCGGTCGTCGTTCCACTTCTACAGCGAGATGACCGACCTCATCCAGGTCGAGGCGGGCGGCAGCAGGAAGCCCTACGACCCGGCCACGCACGAGGCCGGCCTGCACTACTTCGCCATGGACGGCAGGACCGCCAGGGAATTCGCCAACGCCACCGTGCCGGGCCTGGTGAAGCAGTTCCTGCACGACAGCGCGGTGCTGCCGGCCGACATCGACCACGTGGTCCCGCACCAGCCCAACGGCGTCATGCTCGACGAGCTGGTGGCGCGGCTGGACCTGCCGAAGGCGACGCTGCACCGCACGGTGGACAGGTTCGCCAACACCGGTTCCGCGTCGATCCCGCTGACCCTGGACCGCGCCGCGCGCTCCGGCGCTCTGCGCAAGGGCGACCAGGTCCTCTTCCTCGGCATGGGCGGCGGGGTCTCGATCGGCCTCACGCTGGTCGAGTGGTGA
- a CDS encoding alpha/beta hydrolase: MDRFIRALIQWQAVDRPAPARTLTLEQVRRRYADSATRSRGGAEPVPVASVTDQLLDGLDGGKFAVRTYLPLADRGRLVTFLHGGGWTVGDIDTHDSVCRRIATALGAVVVSVDYRRAPEHPHPGPLQDGIVAAEWAAATFTGREHVIAGDSAGGGLSVGISMHERDNDGITFAAQLLVYPPADPAMRSESIRTYATGYLGDVDDLRWYYEQYLTEPEHHTDPAIDLLNADLRELAPTVVCTAEFDPLHDEGVELADRLAAAGVTVRHIPALGLTHGFLLMADIVPSAATATSDVLAAVEEMLTSVPVAK, from the coding sequence ATGGACCGTTTTATTCGCGCCCTGATCCAGTGGCAGGCTGTCGATCGACCGGCCCCGGCGCGCACGCTGACCCTGGAGCAGGTACGCCGCCGGTACGCCGACAGCGCGACCCGCTCGCGCGGCGGTGCCGAGCCGGTGCCGGTCGCCTCGGTGACGGACCAGTTACTCGACGGCCTGGACGGCGGCAAGTTCGCGGTCCGCACATACCTGCCACTCGCCGACCGGGGCCGGCTGGTGACGTTCCTGCACGGCGGCGGCTGGACGGTCGGCGACATCGACACCCACGACTCGGTGTGCCGCCGGATCGCCACCGCGCTCGGCGCGGTCGTCGTCTCCGTCGACTACCGGCGCGCGCCCGAACACCCGCATCCCGGCCCGCTCCAGGACGGCATCGTCGCCGCCGAATGGGCCGCGGCGACCTTCACCGGGCGCGAGCACGTCATCGCCGGCGACAGCGCGGGCGGCGGTCTGTCGGTGGGGATCTCGATGCACGAGCGCGACAACGACGGCATCACCTTCGCCGCCCAGCTGCTGGTCTACCCGCCGGCCGACCCCGCCATGAGGTCGGAGTCCATCCGCACGTACGCCACGGGCTACCTGGGCGACGTCGACGATCTGCGCTGGTACTACGAGCAGTACCTGACCGAGCCCGAGCACCACACCGATCCGGCGATCGACCTGCTCAACGCCGACCTCCGCGAGCTGGCCCCGACGGTGGTCTGCACCGCCGAGTTCGACCCGCTGCACGACGAGGGTGTCGAGCTGGCGGACCGGCTCGCCGCCGCCGGTGTGACGGTGCGGCACATACCGGCGCTCGGCCTGACACACGGCTTTCTCCTCATGGCCGACATCGTCCCCTCGGCCGCGACGGCGACGAGCGATGTGCTGGCGGCAGTGGAAGAGATGCTGACCTCGGTGCCGGTGGCCAAATAG
- the ccrA gene encoding crotonyl-CoA carboxylase/reductase, producing MPPTGVVPRKMHASVIRRERFGPPDQAFQSEVVDVPAVGRGQVLLYVMAAGINYNNVWASLGKPVDVIGARQRKGEVEDFHIGGSECSGIVWAVGDGVRNVKIGDHVVVSGGVWDETSQDIRLGADPMASASNLAWGYETNFGSFAQFALVGDFQCVPKPERLTWAEAAAYVLSGATAYRQLTGWQPNVVRPGDPVLIWGGSGGLGSMAIQITRALGGTPIAVVSSADRADYCLKLGAQGVIDRSAYHHWGRLPDISDQNAFGGWMKEVRRFGTEFWEKLGERRAPRIVFEHVGQNTIPTSIYLCDSSGMVVLCGGTTGYHGDVDLRFLWMRQKRLQGSHGFNLRQCHELTQLVARGDVDPCLSYEGDFAEIGKLHQLMYENQHPSGNMAVRINALADDE from the coding sequence ATGCCCCCCACCGGCGTAGTGCCGCGGAAGATGCACGCGTCGGTCATCAGACGTGAGAGGTTCGGCCCGCCCGACCAGGCTTTCCAGTCCGAGGTCGTCGATGTTCCCGCGGTCGGGCGGGGGCAGGTGCTCCTGTACGTGATGGCCGCCGGAATCAACTACAACAACGTGTGGGCGTCGCTGGGCAAGCCGGTCGACGTCATCGGCGCCCGGCAGCGCAAGGGCGAGGTCGAGGACTTCCACATCGGCGGGTCCGAGTGCTCGGGAATCGTCTGGGCCGTCGGCGACGGTGTGCGCAATGTCAAGATCGGCGACCACGTCGTCGTCTCGGGCGGTGTGTGGGACGAGACCTCGCAGGACATCAGGCTGGGGGCCGATCCCATGGCCTCGGCCTCGAACCTGGCCTGGGGGTACGAGACGAACTTCGGCTCCTTCGCCCAGTTCGCGCTGGTGGGCGACTTCCAGTGCGTGCCGAAGCCGGAGCGGCTCACCTGGGCAGAGGCGGCGGCGTACGTCCTGTCGGGCGCGACCGCGTACCGGCAGCTGACCGGGTGGCAGCCCAATGTGGTCCGGCCCGGTGACCCGGTCCTGATCTGGGGCGGCTCCGGCGGCCTGGGCTCCATGGCGATCCAGATCACCAGGGCGCTGGGCGGTACCCCGATCGCCGTCGTGTCGAGCGCCGACCGGGCCGACTACTGCCTGAAGCTGGGCGCCCAGGGCGTGATCGACCGCAGCGCCTACCACCACTGGGGCCGGCTTCCCGACATCTCCGACCAGAACGCGTTCGGCGGCTGGATGAAGGAGGTCCGGCGTTTCGGGACCGAGTTCTGGGAGAAGCTCGGCGAGCGCCGGGCCCCCAGGATCGTCTTCGAGCACGTCGGCCAGAACACCATCCCCACCTCGATCTACCTGTGCGACAGCTCCGGCATGGTCGTCCTGTGCGGCGGCACGACCGGATACCACGGCGACGTCGACCTGAGGTTCCTGTGGATGCGGCAGAAGAGGCTGCAGGGCTCGCACGGCTTCAACCTGCGGCAGTGCCACGAACTCACCCAGCTGGTCGCGAGGGGGGACGTCGATCCCTGCCTCAGCTACGAGGGCGACTTCGCGGAGATAGGGAAGCTGCACCAGCTGATGTACGAGAACCAGCATCCCTCGGGAAACATGGCCGTGAGAATCAACGCTCTCGCCGACGACGAGTAA
- a CDS encoding fatty acyl-AMP ligase, which produces MSTTGPHPTVGVRTLPDALRLRSEKQPDETAYVFLRNGEEPHEALTYRELYSDVGLRAAAFAAAGLSGRNAVLLYPSGLEFIRTLLGCMYGRVACAPVQVPRRREEVQRLRRIADDSGTTTVLSTAEVVHDLQERFGDMPELDGLTFLATDTLAYSPDAPVPAPPGPDDTALLQYTSGSTGDPKGVVVSHANFLANVVETDELWPCEPDGTVVNWLPLFHDMGMLFGIVLPLWAGIPSYLMAPDAFIRRPARWLEAIARFGGTHAAAPSFAYELCARAAADGKTGDVGDLSRWRVAANGAEPVRWATVRSFTEAFAPYGFDPRAMCPGFGLAENTLKATGTRQDREPVVQWLSAEALREGNAQPVGEAAEGAVPLVSSGGTVGRTRVRIVDPAEREVLPEDRVGEIWINGPCVAGGYLGRPVVSEETFRARVAGADDSGETYLRTGDLGFLHEGELYVTGRLKDVIIRKGRNHYPQDLELSAERAVPGLHPNCAVAFSSEDGEREQLVVVVEADGRLLKSLGAETLRLRVYDAVRGMHRITPDVVLVVRRGALPKTSSGKVQRRACKQRYENGELTAVTASAAATVGTEA; this is translated from the coding sequence GTGAGCACCACCGGACCGCATCCGACCGTGGGCGTGCGCACCCTTCCCGACGCCCTGCGGCTGCGCAGCGAGAAGCAGCCCGACGAAACCGCCTATGTCTTCCTGCGCAACGGCGAGGAACCGCACGAGGCGCTCACCTACCGTGAACTCTACAGCGACGTCGGCCTGCGGGCCGCCGCGTTCGCGGCCGCGGGCCTGTCCGGCCGCAACGCCGTGCTGCTGTACCCCTCGGGCCTGGAGTTCATACGGACCCTGCTGGGGTGCATGTACGGACGCGTGGCCTGCGCCCCGGTGCAGGTGCCCCGGCGCCGTGAGGAGGTCCAGCGGCTGCGCCGGATCGCCGACGACTCCGGCACCACGACCGTCCTGAGCACCGCCGAGGTCGTCCACGACCTCCAGGAGCGCTTCGGCGACATGCCCGAACTGGACGGGCTCACCTTCCTGGCCACCGACACCCTCGCGTACAGCCCCGACGCGCCCGTGCCGGCTCCCCCGGGTCCCGACGACACCGCGCTGCTCCAGTACACCTCGGGCTCCACGGGCGACCCCAAGGGAGTGGTGGTCAGCCACGCCAACTTCCTGGCCAACGTGGTCGAGACCGACGAGCTGTGGCCGTGCGAGCCGGACGGCACCGTCGTGAACTGGCTGCCGCTCTTCCACGACATGGGCATGCTGTTCGGCATCGTGCTGCCGCTGTGGGCGGGCATCCCCTCGTACCTGATGGCCCCCGACGCCTTCATCCGCCGCCCGGCCCGCTGGCTGGAGGCCATCGCCCGCTTCGGCGGTACGCACGCGGCGGCGCCCAGCTTCGCCTACGAGCTGTGCGCGCGGGCCGCCGCCGACGGCAAGACCGGCGACGTGGGCGACCTGTCCCGCTGGCGGGTGGCCGCCAACGGGGCCGAGCCGGTGCGCTGGGCGACCGTGCGGTCGTTCACCGAGGCGTTCGCGCCGTACGGCTTCGACCCGCGCGCCATGTGCCCCGGTTTCGGGCTGGCGGAGAACACCCTCAAGGCCACCGGCACCCGCCAGGACCGGGAGCCGGTCGTCCAGTGGCTGTCCGCCGAGGCCCTGCGGGAGGGCAACGCGCAGCCCGTCGGCGAGGCCGCCGAGGGCGCCGTGCCCCTGGTCAGCAGCGGCGGTACGGTCGGCCGTACCCGGGTGCGGATCGTGGACCCCGCGGAGCGGGAGGTCCTCCCCGAGGACCGGGTCGGCGAGATCTGGATCAACGGCCCCTGCGTGGCGGGCGGTTACCTGGGGCGTCCGGTGGTGAGCGAGGAGACCTTCCGGGCGCGGGTCGCGGGCGCGGACGATTCGGGCGAGACCTATCTGCGGACCGGCGACCTCGGCTTCCTGCACGAGGGCGAGCTGTACGTCACCGGACGGCTGAAGGACGTCATCATCCGCAAGGGCCGCAACCACTACCCGCAGGACCTCGAACTGTCCGCCGAGCGGGCCGTACCCGGTCTGCACCCGAACTGCGCGGTGGCCTTCTCCTCCGAGGACGGCGAGCGCGAGCAGCTCGTGGTGGTCGTCGAGGCGGACGGGCGGCTGCTGAAGTCGCTGGGCGCCGAAACCCTGCGGCTGCGGGTCTACGACGCCGTACGTGGCATGCACCGGATCACTCCGGACGTCGTCCTGGTCGTACGGCGCGGGGCGCTGCCGAAGACCTCAAGCGGCAAGGTGCAGCGCCGGGCGTGCAAGCAGCGCTACGAGAACGGCGAGCTGACCGCCGTGACCGCGTCCGCCGCCGCCACGGTCGGGACGGAGGCGTAA
- a CDS encoding beta-ketoacyl-ACP synthase III has product MGRLRSAEQRPGARILGVGVYRPARVVTNDEICARIDSSDEWIRRRSGIASRRFAGPDETVITMAAEAARKAMAQSGTDPDEVDMVLLATMSFLEQAPTAAPRVAHLLGARSAGALDISAACSGFCYSLGLADSLVRSGAARTVVVVGSEKMSDIIDPTDRGTAFLFGDGAGAVVVGPSETPGISPVVWGADGERHHMIAHDRTWLDARNTQGPWPTLRMTGPEVFRWATRSVPEISRQALAEAGVEVADLAAFVPHQANARIVDVAAGSLGLAPHTAVAKDIVTSGNTSAASVPLAIDQLLSQGAASSGGLALLVGFGAGLAHAAQVVTLP; this is encoded by the coding sequence ATGGGCCGGCTGCGCTCAGCCGAGCAGCGGCCCGGGGCCCGCATCCTGGGCGTCGGGGTGTACCGGCCGGCCCGGGTGGTGACCAACGACGAGATCTGCGCCCGTATCGACTCCAGCGACGAGTGGATCCGCCGCAGGTCGGGTATCGCCAGCCGGCGCTTCGCCGGCCCGGACGAGACCGTCATCACCATGGCGGCGGAGGCGGCCCGCAAGGCGATGGCCCAGTCGGGCACGGACCCCGACGAGGTCGACATGGTGCTGCTGGCCACCATGTCCTTCCTGGAGCAGGCGCCGACCGCCGCGCCCCGGGTGGCCCATCTGCTGGGCGCCCGCTCCGCCGGCGCGCTGGACATCAGCGCCGCCTGCTCGGGCTTCTGCTACTCCCTGGGGCTCGCCGACTCGCTGGTCCGCTCCGGCGCCGCCCGTACCGTGGTGGTGGTCGGCTCGGAGAAGATGAGCGACATCATCGATCCCACCGACCGCGGCACCGCGTTCCTGTTCGGCGACGGCGCGGGGGCGGTGGTGGTCGGCCCGTCCGAGACGCCCGGCATCAGCCCGGTGGTGTGGGGCGCGGACGGCGAGCGGCACCACATGATCGCCCACGACCGCACCTGGCTGGACGCCAGGAACACGCAAGGTCCCTGGCCGACCCTGCGGATGACCGGCCCCGAGGTCTTCCGCTGGGCGACCCGCTCGGTGCCGGAGATCTCCCGGCAGGCGCTGGCGGAAGCGGGGGTGGAGGTGGCCGACCTCGCCGCCTTCGTGCCCCACCAGGCCAACGCCCGCATCGTCGATGTCGCCGCCGGCTCCCTGGGGCTCGCCCCGCACACCGCCGTGGCCAAGGACATCGTCACCAGCGGCAACACCTCCGCCGCGTCGGTCCCGCTGGCCATCGACCAGCTGCTGTCCCAGGGCGCGGCCTCCAGCGGCGGCCTCGCGCTGCTCGTCGGCTTCGGCGCGGGCCTGGCCCACGCCGCCCAGGTGGTGACCCTGCCATGA
- a CDS encoding SAM-dependent methyltransferase, whose translation MTDLTTAVERTSLLTAALRAAESARDDRLYDDPYAALLVGDAGPALFGEIRAATFRRDGSRTLPSTPDYNAIRTRFFDDLLTTAAQQPGLAQIVLAPAGMDSRAYRLDLPSHLGYFEIDRPAVLDFKAARLEGVAPRTPRITVPVDLTDPAWEDELAAAGYRPELPSLWLLEGLLYYLPAPDVDRVLDRVAALSAPGSTVVADLVNTAALTHPGMSDILEVFAGWGCPWVFGSDEPEELFARHGFAVTATQPGEPGADFGRWPDPVPERAVTGVPRVFFVHGTRK comes from the coding sequence ATGACCGATCTCACCACTGCCGTGGAGCGCACCTCGCTGCTCACCGCCGCCCTGCGGGCCGCCGAGTCCGCCAGGGACGACCGGCTGTACGACGACCCCTATGCCGCCCTGCTGGTCGGCGACGCCGGTCCCGCGCTGTTCGGCGAGATACGCGCCGCCACCTTCCGCCGCGACGGGTCGCGCACCCTGCCCAGCACCCCCGACTACAACGCCATCCGCACCCGCTTCTTCGACGACCTGCTGACCACCGCCGCCCAGCAGCCGGGGCTGGCGCAGATCGTGCTGGCACCGGCCGGCATGGACTCGCGGGCCTACCGGCTGGACTTGCCCTCCCACCTCGGCTACTTCGAGATCGACCGCCCGGCGGTGCTGGACTTCAAGGCCGCCCGGCTGGAGGGCGTGGCGCCACGGACGCCCCGCATCACCGTGCCGGTGGACCTGACGGATCCCGCGTGGGAGGACGAGCTGGCGGCGGCCGGCTACCGGCCGGAACTGCCGTCGCTGTGGCTGCTGGAGGGGCTGCTCTACTACCTGCCCGCGCCGGACGTCGACCGCGTCCTGGACCGGGTGGCGGCGCTGTCCGCGCCCGGCAGCACGGTCGTCGCGGACCTCGTCAACACCGCCGCCCTGACGCACCCGGGCATGAGCGACATCCTGGAGGTCTTCGCGGGCTGGGGCTGTCCCTGGGTGTTCGGCAGTGACGAGCCCGAGGAGTTGTTCGCGCGGCACGGGTTCGCGGTGACGGCCACCCAGCCGGGCGAGCCCGGCGCCGACTTCGGCCGCTGGCCCGATCCGGTGCCCGAGCGCGCGGTCACGGGCGTGCCGCGGGTGTTCTTCGTGCACGGCACCCGTAAATGA